The nucleotide sequence GCCCATGCGCTCAACAAGGTCGGCAACCCATACGCTGGCGTACACCCACGCGGCGTCGTCGCAAAGACCCTTGGACGCACGCGCGCACAGCCAGCGTACCGGCCCGAGAAACAGGCGGCTGTAAAAGCTGAGCGATGGCATCATGCGGCTGAAAAAGCCCGCACTGGCATGTTGGCTGCTGTATGTGTCGCCTGTAAGAAACTTGGCTTCAAATGCGCCGTCAACAAAGGGGTTCATGCCTATTCATCCGTTTTTTTGATTTTGTGCAATTTGCGCCACCACTGGCTGAGCCGGGGTTCTTCGCCGTTTTCGCGCGGCTGATAAAACCTTCTGCCCTCCAGCTCGGGCGGCAGGTATGATTGCTCTATCCATGATTCCGGGTAGTTGTGGGGATATTTGTATTCCTTGCCGTAGCCCCATTCCTTTTGCAGCTGGGTAGAGGGGTTGCGCAGGTGCAGCGGCACAGGCCGCGCTCCGTTGAGCTTAACCTCACGCGCCGCATTAAGGTAGGCGGCGTAGGAGGCATTGCTTTTTTTGGCCATGGCCAGATAGGTAACAGTTTCGGCCAGTGGAATGAAGCCCTCGGGCATGCCCACAAACTCGACGGCCTGCTGGCAGGCTACCGCCAGCCCCAGCGCGTCTGGATCGGCCAGGCCGATATCCTCCGAGGCGGAGAGTATCAACCTGCGGCAGACAAAACGCGGGTCTTCGCCCCCTTCAAGCAGACAGGCAAGATAGTAAAGCGCCGCGTCAACGTCGCTGCCCCGTATGGACTTGATGAGCGCCGAGGCCAGCTCGTAGTGGTTGTCGCCGTCCTTGTCGTGGCGAATGAGCACCTCGGGCAGGGCGGCCTTGATGTGCTCCAGGTCGCGCACGTCTTCGGGCAGGGCCGCAACGTACTCCACAAGGTTCAGCAGGGTGCGGGCGTCGCCGTGCGATACGCCTGCCAGCAGGTCGGCCACGTCGTCGGGCATCTGCATCTGCAGGTCGCCCGCGCCGCGCCGCGCAAGCTCCATAAGCTCGGGGCGGCCCAGGGGGCGCAGCCGGAGCACGTGCAGGCGCGAGAGCAGCTGGCGCGTAACGCTAAAAGACGGGTTTTCCGTAGTGGTGGCCAGCAGGGTCAGGTCGCCCGACTCCACCAGCGGCAAAAAAAAGTCCTGCTGCGCCTTTGAAAAACGGTGCAGCTCGTCCAGAACCAGAATTTCCACGCCGGTAAGCGAGCGGCGCAGGTGCTGCAGCCCAGCCTCGGGCGCGCTCAGGCGCAGATACGGTCTGCCGGTGGATTTTGCCAGCAGCAGGGCAAGGGTGGACTTGCCGCAGCCGGGCGGGCCAAAAAAAAGCAGGCTTGGCAGACGGCCCGACTTCATGATCGACCGCAAGCGGTCGCCAAGGTGGGTCTGCCCAAGAAAAAGGGCCAGATCGTCGGGGCGCATGCGCTCCGGTAGGGGCCTGTTTACGGTCACTGTTTGATCTCCGTGGCGGCGTCGGCCTTGCCCGCAAGTTGCGAGCCCCACCAGTGCAGGCCAAGGCAGAGCGTTGCCGCCGTTTCGCAGCGCAGTACGCGTGCTCCAAGGCTCACTGGGTCAAATGCCGCTTTTTGCAGGGCTGTGAGCTCCCGCTGTGAAAAACCGCCTTCCGGGCCGATCACATAGACGGTAAGGCCGGGTTGCCCTGCCATCTGGGGGGTGAGCATGTGCACGCCGTCCTGCAGCTCCCAGGGCAAAATGCGGTGGTCGGCCTTGCGCGAGGCTTCGATGAGCTGATCAACCCCGCCCGAAAGGGCGCAGACCTCGGGCAACCAGGGGTTGCCGCTCTGCTTGGCGCCGGCGATCATCTGACCGAGGCAGGCTTCTTGCGCAGCAGCGGAGAGCTTGCCCTGACTGTGGTCGCCCTGCCACAGCCAGATGCCGTGCGCGCCAAGCTCGACGGCTTTTTCCATAAAAAACCCGCGCCGTACGGCCTTGCTGTAGGCCAGGGCCACAACGGCCCGTGAATGGGGAGCTGGGGTGCTGGTTTCAGAAACGCGCTCAAGCTCCACATGCTTTTTGCAGACCTTGCGCACCACAAAGATTCCTGACCGGCCCCTGCCGTCCAGCAGCCCTATCTCCGTGCCGGGCGCCGCCCGCAAAACCTGCCCCAGGTGGCGGGCTTCCTGTCCTTCAAGACTAGCTGTATCTCCCCACTGTTCCGGGGCCAGATAAAAAAACGGTCCGCTCATGTGCCTGTGTTTTCCTTGCCGCTGCGCGCCTTGCGCACAGCCTTGAACCCGTCCTGCAATGAAACAAGACGCCTGTAGTTTTTGCGAATTTCCTGCCCGGCCGTGGTAAGCGTGTCTTCCGGCGGCTCGATGTACTTGCGCTGCAGGTAGCTGTCGCGCAGGATTCTTTCCACACAGTCGATGACGGCGTCAACCAGACCGGGAAAAAAACTGACGATTTCAAATTTGAGCTCGTTGAGCAGGTTAAGGGCCTCGCGGAACATCTGCTGATAGGTGATGCGCGCGCCTTTGAAGGTGCGCAGGCACAGGTCTTCGAGGATGCGCACGCGTCGGGCCTGCTGGATGTAGCTGAAGCGCGTGCAGACCTCCTGATAGAGTTCGCGCAGGTTTTCAAAGGCCTCGTCGTTGTCGGGCGAGAACAGGTAGTTGCTCAGCACCTTGCTCACATTGGAAAAAAATTCGTCGCTGTAGCTGATCATGCGGCGCTGGTGCTTGGTCAGCCAGCTGTAGAGAAACTTGAGGCGTTTTTCGTGGGTGCCGGTGTTTTCCACCACCTCTGTGCGCTTGTAGATGATGCGTCCCGTATATTCGCCGCGCACAATGTCGTTGAGGCGCAGAAACATGTTGGACGTATCCTTGATGATGTTAAGCCCTGTGAGCGCCTTGCCCGTAATTGGGTGCAAGACCTCCTGGGCCACCACCGAAAGGGCGCGGTCCTGCCGCACGTTGCTGGGGTCAAACGTGTGCTGGCGGTACTTGATGCGCAAAATAACCACCCGGCGCGGCTTGTCCAGAAAAAAGCCGTCGCGGTCAATGATGCTCAGCACTTCGTCCTGATCGGCATCCACCGCCACAAGCGCCACCTTTTCCAGCAGGGGGTAGCGCGTGTTTTCACCATTGGCCATGTAGGTGGTGAGGGTTCTGTCGGTCTGGCCGAGCACCCGCAGCAAAAAGCGCTCGCCCATCTTGTGCAGCTTGCGGGCAAAGAGCGCGCTTGAGGTGCGCCGCTCGGAAACAATGGGGAAGCCGTAAAGCTCCATGAGGTACTGGTACACAAACATGCGGTTGCGTTCGTAAATATCGCTGTCGCCGTAGACAAACTTGCCTATGCGAATGCCAAAACGCTTGAGCTCGCTGTCGATGTCGGAGGGAAAGGAGGCAAAAATGCCAGACAGGTGAAACTGTCTGTCCGCGCCCCAGGCCAGCACATGGGCCCTGTCCATGCTGAGCAGGTAGGGCATGAGGGCGGGGTAGGTCTCAAGCAGCACGGTGTCTATGGAGCGAAACTGCTGGCGAAAAATGTCCTGGTGCACGCGCGGCAGCCGCGAGGCCAGGGTTTGCAGGTTTTGCACCATGACCTGGTTTTCAAGCGGGCAGCAGGCCCCGTCGCCTTCAGTTATAACGGGGTGCAGGCGGTCAAACTGAAAAATTTCCGAAAAATAATCAAGCTGACGGGCAAAGGCCACCATGGCAAAGCCGGGCAGCTCCTTGTATTCAAACATGTCGTTGTCAAAAGAGGGCAGCAGCTCGCGCGCCTCGACAAGCGGATAGTTTTTGTTTTCCTGATACGGTTTGACCAGGCACAGGCGGATATGCACCGCGTCAAGCAGGCGTTTGAGGTCGTTAAGCTCGCTCAGGGCGATGGAAGAGGACAACTGCGTAGCTTCCTGCCAGGGCAGGCCGTCCTTGCTGAATACCTCTTGCCATTTGATCATCAGTTCATTCCTTACTGTAATTTGTTATTTAGTACCCGCTTTTCAGATTTTTTTCCAGTAGGAATGCGGCAGGTATCCGCAAAATCGGCGGCAGCAGCGGCAGTAGCGGGTTTAGCGCCTGCGGCGGCCCGTCCGTCCGGGTGATATGGGCCGGGTTATGAGCCGAAGACGCTGCAAAAGAAGTTGCGGCGGCGCAGGCCCTTTGCTACAAGAAATGCGTTACCCAAGAGCCGTCGCGCAGGTGGCGGCCTCACCATCAACCCCATGTGCCCATGACCGCCAACTCTGTTGAAAAGCATATTTTGAGCATCGTTTGCAGCGTGTTTGACGCCTATTCCGTGGTTCTTTTTTTGCCGGATGAAGAAGGCGAGGCGCACCACCTCTCCTCTGCGTTCAGCCTTGGCGAAAAAATCGCGTCCAATGCTTCGGTGCTGCCCGGCAAGGGGCTAGTCGGCTGGATTATCCGCAACCGGCAGCCTCTGCTGGTGCCCAATTTTGACCAGCGCCAGAGCAACCTTGGTTATTACAGCAGCGGCGAAGAGGCCAATATCAAGGCCTTTATGGGCTGCCCTGTGCCCACGGGCGGCGCGCTGTGCGTGGACAGCAAGCGGCAGTATTCCTTTTCGGACAAAGACCACAAAATTTTGCAGATGTTTGCCGAGCTTATCTCGCGCCAGCAGGGTTCGGCCGGTCGGCAGGAGCTTGCGGGGGATATACCGCGTTATTTTGCCGAGCTGTCCGTCATTCAGGACCTGCGCTTTCGCTACAAGCGCTGGCCGCAGTTTTTGCAAAACTATCTGCGCATCATGGTCGAGGCCACGGGCTTTGACTACTGCGCTTTTGCCTCGGTGGACGAGCCGGGCGAGACCTATTGCGTGGAGAGCGAATCGGCCCGCCTGTTGCTGACAGGCGAGGATCCGCTTATCCTGCCCATGGGCAGCGGCATTACGGGTTGGGTGTTTCGCAACGACCAGCCGGTGATCGCCGAGGGTATCGAAGGCGCGCCCGCAGCCGTGCTGTTTGGCAAGCTGCCCGACATGCCCGACTTTCAGGCGGCCATCTGCATGCCGGTTATGGTCAACAAAAGCACGCGCGGCGTGCTGTGCCTTGCCCACACCACCCCCCGGCAGATAGACGAATCGCTGCGCAGTTTTGTGCGGCAGTCTGTGGATCATCTGGCTTTGTTTTTGGAAAATCTGTATCTTAAAATGCGGCTTAGGACCATGTTGCCCAGAGCGCGGGTACACAGCGACGGTCCTCAGGCTTACGATCCCGACACCGCGCCCATGCCGCCAACAAAAGAATACTAAGTATGCTGCTACGGCGTCTTTTCAGATTTTTGTCCAAAGACATTGCCATGGATCTTGGCACTGCCAACACCCTGCTCTACACGCGGGCGCATGGCATTGTGATCAACGAGCCGTCTGTGGTTGCCATTGACACGCACAAAAATTCTGTTCTCGCCGTAGGAGCTGCGGCCAAGGATTACCTTGGTCGCACGCCCCAGCGCATCAGGGCGGTGCGCCCCATGAAGGACGGCGTCATCGCCGACTTCGATATCACCCGCGAAATGATCGCCTACTTTGTGCGCAAGGCCATTACGGGCATGCGTCTGGTCAAGCCCTCCATGGTCATCTGCATCCCCACCGGCATTACGCAGGTGGAAAAACGCGCCGTCATCGACTCTGCCATCATGGCTGGCGCGGCGGACGTGGCAATGGTCGAGGAGCCAATGGCGGCGGCCATAGGGGCCGATTTGCCCATTCACGAGCCGCTGGGCAACCTCGTGCTCGATATTGGCGGCGGTACAAGCGAGGTGGCCGTTATCACCTTGGCGGGCATTGCCAACGCGCAGTCTGTGCGTGTGGCTGGCGACGCCATGAACATGGCCGTGCAGCGCTATATGCGCGATGTTTTTCGGATGGAAGTTGGCGACAATACAGCGGAAAACGTCAAAAAAATTCTTGGTTCGGCCATGCCCATGCCCAACGCCCCGGTGCTTGAGGTCTCAGGCAAGGACTTGGTGCGGGGCGCGCCCCGCGTGGTAAAAGTTACCGAGGGTCACGTGCGCGAGGCCCTGCGGGAGCCTGTGCTGGCCATACTGGGCGCCGTGATGCGCGCGCTGGAAAAAACACCGCCCGAGCTAGCGGCCGATATTTACCGCAACGGCATGCTCATGGCGGGCGGCGGCTCGCTGCTCAAGGGGCTTGACCAGTTTATCGCCCAGGAGACGCGCCTTAAGGTTTTTGTGGACAAGGATCCCCTTACGACCGTGCTGCGGGGTACGGCGAGGGCCATGCTTGACCGCCAGCTGTACCACTCTGTTTTTATCAACTAGCGACTGCTGCTGTGGTGTTGCCTGGCCGTCTGGCTGCGGCGACAGCCTTCTTTTACGCCGGTTGCACGCCAGCAATGGCCGCTGACCGGGGGCTTTCTTCTTCAATACGCCTGTCTGCCTTGCCGCAACACACCAGTAGCCTGGGCGCATTTTATCTTTGAAAATATGTCCTCAAAGCTGTTTCGGCGCTCGCTTTTGCTCATGTGCAAAGGGTCGGGCGACACAGACCGCTTTCGGGCATCTCATTATTATCAGCAATTGCAGCGGGGCAACCAGCCCTGCGGCATCACTGCGTTACGGCATGTCCGTGAGGCATGAAGGAAGACCCATGTTTTCATCTCAAAAAGTTTTGCAAGAGTGCATGGAAATTGTGCTGCAAAGCGGCAACATTGTGCGCGAGCACTGGGCGAGACCCAGCAACGTGATGCACAAGGGGCGCATTGATCTGGTTACGCAGACCGATCTGGCAGTCGAGGCGTTTTTGAAAGAAAAACTGGCCGGGCTTGTGCCGGGCGCAGCCTTTATGGCTGAGGAAAGCAGCCAGAGCGAGCGCGAGCCGGATGGTCTGTGCTGGATTATTGACCCTGTGGACGGCACAACCAATTTTGTTCACCGCATCCCGCAGGTAGCGACCTCTGTGGCCTTGTGGCACAATGGCCGCGCCGAGCTTGGCGTGGTCAACATCCCCATGATGCACGAGTGCTTCAGCGCGCGGCGGGGGCAGGGGGCTTTTGTCAACGACGTGCCGCTGGCCGTGAGCAAGGCCCAAACCCTTGGGGACTCGCTGGTAGCTACGGGCTTTCCGTACGATTTTACGGGGCGTCTCGACAGGGTTCTTGCGCGGCTTGCCCTTGTGCTGCCCAAGAGCCAGGGCCTGCGCCGCATGGGCGCGGCGGCAGTGGATCTGGCCTATGTGGCCTGCGGCAGGGTGGACATGTTTTATGAGGAAGGCCTGAAACCCTGGGATTTTGCCGCCGGGATGCTGCTGGTTGAAGAGGCCGGGGGCAAGGTTACCAATATGCGCGGCGATCCCCTGCATTTTGGCGATGTGCTGCTGGCCTCCAACGGCCTGGTGCATGAAGAATCCGTTGCCCTGCTTGGCCCCACTGACGTGACATCTGGCGCGACATCTGGCGCGGCGTAGCGGGTGCATGGCGCTCAGCGCGGGCGTACCAGACCGGCCTGAACCGCCACGCGCAAAAAGGGCGACAGCAGCTCGCCAAAATGGATGCCAATGCCGCGCAGCTCATCGTAGTCCACCAGCATGTGACGATCCGGGTCGCGAACGGCTGCGGCTGCCAGCAACGCAGGCACGCGCCCCTCATATAGCGCCACAAATGCGTTGGAGCTCTCCGGCCCCGGCGGGCAGACCCCCAGCGGCAAGACCCTGCCATCGTGCCCCCAGTCGTCGTTTAAGAGCTGCAGGGCCCGGAGTTCAGTCGATTGCCCGGCTGGCAGCCGCCCAAAGGACGACATGCCCCAGCCGAGCCCTGGCCTGTGGGTAAGCAGGGCGCGCCCTTGCCGGTCGCGCACAAGCAGGCCCACGGCCCTGTGGTGCAGGGCCTGGCGCAGAACGTCTTCGCTGCGCATGACGCACAGAGGCACGTTGTTTTTGTCCACAACCTCCAGCAGATCTGGAGTGGCGCTTGATGAAGGATAGAGGCTGATTTCCATGAGAGCTTCCACAGAGCAGGGCGAACGTCTTCAGATGCTTGGGCCGCAGCACGCCGCCGCCATGTACGAAATTGAGCGCCAGTGTTTTCCCTTGCCCTGGTCCCAGGAGCAGTGCGCTGCGGCGTTTGGGCAAAAGGCCTTTGCCGCGCTTGGGCTGTTCAGGCATGAAGCGCTGATTGGCTATATATCTGTTTACCATACGCTGGATGAACTGGAAATACTCAATCTGGCGGTGTTGCCGCAAGAGCGGCGGCGCGGTTACGGAAGGCGCATACTGGGCCTGGTCTTGCGCCTTGCCCGTAAAATGGCTATTAATAAAATCTTGCTTGAAGTGCGGGTGGGCAACAAGCCAGCCATTTGTCTGTATGAAAGCTGCGGCTTCAAGCGTGAGGGAGTGCGCAAAAAGTATTATACCGATACTGGTGAAGACGCGCTTATCTATCTTTGTTCCATCTGATCGCTGAGGAATCCATGCAAAAGATATTTGCCGCCAACTGGAAGATGTATAAAACCCGCTCTCAGGCAAGCCAGAGCGCTCAAGAACTGGCCAAGGGCCTTGGTCAGATGCCTGCGGGGCAGGAGGTTGTAGTTTTTGCTCCCTTTACGGCCATCAGTTGCGCGGCCGACGCCTTTAAGGGCCATGCGGGCCTTACTGTTGGCGGACAAAACTGCTATCCGGCGGAAGAAGGCGCCTTTACCGGCGAAACTTCGCCCGCCATGCTGCGCGATGCCGGCGCGGCCTGGGTGCTGACCGGGCACTCGGAGCGGCGGCACATCATGGGCGAAGATGACGCCCTTGTGGCGCGCAAAACCATTTTTGCCCTTGAACACGGCCTTAACGTGCTGCTGTGCATCGGCGAAACCCTTGAACAACGTGAAGCAGGCAAGCTCAACGCCGTGCTTGAACGGCAGCTTGCTGCAGTTTTTGCGGCCATGCCTGCCAGCCTTGGCGGCGCTGCCCTTGTGGGCAAGCTGGCCGTAGGGTATGAACCCGTGTGGGCCATCGGCACTGGCAAGGTTGCCGGACCGAAGGAAGTGCTGGACGCCCACGCCGTAACGCGGGCCCTGCTGGGCAAACTGGTGGGTGAAACCGCGTCCCGGCTGCCTATTCTTTATGGCGGCAGCGTCAAGCCGAACAATGCCGCCGGGCTTATGGCCCTTGACAATGTGGACGGCCTTCTGGTAGGTGGAGCGTCTTTAGAAGCACAAAGCTTCTTACAAATTATCGGGGCCTAACCCCACTTCGGGCGCGCCATCGGGCAGTGGCCGGACGGCGAGGAGGAATTCGTGCAGACTCTCATTCTTACGCTGCATATTATTGTGTGCGTGTTGCTGGTGATTCTTGTGCTGCTTCAGGCAGGCAAGGAAGGCATGGGCGTAATTTTTGGCGGCGGCAACAGCTCTGTGTTCGGCAGTGGCGGCGCAGGCGGCATACTTGCCAAGCTGACCGCGCTGATGGCTGTGATTTTTATCATCACCTCCATCAGCTACACCCTTGTGACCAGCTCGCGCCCCGCTAATCAGTCTACAATTCTTGACGTCAAGATTGAAGAACCTGCCGCTCCCCGGCCCGCAGCCCCGGCCATAAAGCCCGGCGCTGAAGCAGCACCCGCACCTGCGGCGGCCCCAGCGGCTCCGGCAGCCCCTGCCGGGCAAACCGCCCCGGCTCCTGCGGCCCAATAACCGCAGCATACGTTTACTGTCAAAGCCGCGGCATGTGCTGCGGCTTTTTTTTATTAGCGCAACCCATGGGTGGAGCCTGTCATGTCTGATGCTGATGCCTTTGGCGCAAATCCCTTTCGCACGCTCAATGCCAAGCAGTTTCCGGAAAAGCAGAAACCGGGCGACAGGCATCCCAAACCTGCCCACCAGGGGCGCGGCAAGCGTGTTGTTGCCGGGGCGGCCAACGTCCAGCACGCGGAGCTTTCGGATGAAGACTGCGACCTGTTTTTGAACGCCGTCAGCAGTGTGACCCCTGCAAAAAATTCAACAAAATCCTCACAGGGCGGGGCGCAGGGCTTTTCGCTTGATGAGCGCGGCGCATTGACCAGCATGGCCGACGCTCTGGCAGACGAGCGCGGCAAGGGCAAGGCAAAAAAAACCGCCGGGCGTGCCAATTCTGCCCAGGCTATGCCCAAGAACATGCCGCAGGCCAAGGGGCAGCCCAAGGCGCAGGGCAAACAGACTCAGCCGGCAGATGCCATGTCTGGGGATTTTGCCGCTGCCGCCCAGCAGGAGACTGACGACGAGGCCGCCGCCTTTTTGACAGCCATGGGCACGGTAAGCCCCCTCTCCGGTAAAGGGCGCGACGTGGCCCCGGCCCCGGAAGCTGGCACGCCTCCCCCTCAGGGCGAGATGAGCCTGCAGGACTTTATGGACGGCAAGCTTGAGTTTGCCCTGACGTTTTCGGACGAATATCTTGAGGGGCATGTCGTCGGGCTTGACCAGATGATTCTTAACAAACTGCGGTCCGGGGGCCTCAGCCCGGAGGCGCACCTTGACCTGCACGGCCTCAATGCGCTGCAGGCTTTTGAGGCTCTGCGGGGCTTTTTCAAGGGCAGCTGGTACAAGGGGTTGCGCACGGTGCTGGTAGTGCCTGGGCGTGGCCGCAATTCGCCGGACGGCGTGGGTATTCTGCGCGAAAAGCTGCAAAGTTGGCTGACGCAGGATCCCTTCAAGCGGGTTGTGCTGGCCTTTTGCACTGCGCAGCCGCATGACGGCGGCCCCGGCAGCGTATACGTGCTGCTGCGCAAATACCGCAAAAAAGGCCGTATTTACTGGGAAAGGATGCCTGCGGATTCTGACCTGTACTAGAGCGGGTCAGCCTCGGGATGTCTGGCAGGGGGCACTTGGCAAGGGGAACCTTTCTGGAGCGCCGCACAATATATTCCCTTACGCTGTGGGGCGTCTCAGCAACAAAACAGGGGTGAGCCGCCTTGCCAGCGCGAGGTCATGAAGTCAAAAATGGCCGGGATTTCCCGGCCATTCTACGCGATATGGGGCGGACGAGCTGGGCTCGCGGTCAGCCAGCCTTGCCCGGTTTGCCTGACATGGCAGTGAGCCTGTCCAGAAGACGGTCATAATACGGGTCGTCCTGCTCGATGTGCAGGGGCCGCTGAAAGCGTATTTTGGCCTGCGTAACCATAAAGCGCACTCTTTGCATTTGCCGCAAGCGTTCCTGCTCGTCCTCGCAGTGCTCCAGCAGGTCGACAAGCCTGTTAATCTCTTTGCGTTCCTCAAGCTCCGGCGGCAGGCAGCCCGCATTGCGCAGTATTTTATAAGCCATGCGCATGTCTTCCGGCACATGGCTCAGGTCTTCAATCTCCAGAGGTTTGCCAGCGCCGGGCAGATTGTCAAAGGCCCCTTGCGACAGGGCCTCCTCGATGCGGCGTTCCGCCACAAGCTGGATGACAGACCAGGGATTGGCGTTACTCATGGCTGTTTTCGTCCCGTTGTGAGGTGGCCGTTGCCTCGTTTGCGGCATCGGGGTCGTCGCCCCACAGTTTTTTCCATTCCAC is from Desulfovibrio desulfuricans and encodes:
- a CDS encoding replication-associated recombination protein A, with the protein product MTVNRPLPERMRPDDLALFLGQTHLGDRLRSIMKSGRLPSLLFFGPPGCGKSTLALLLAKSTGRPYLRLSAPEAGLQHLRRSLTGVEILVLDELHRFSKAQQDFFLPLVESGDLTLLATTTENPSFSVTRQLLSRLHVLRLRPLGRPELMELARRGAGDLQMQMPDDVADLLAGVSHGDARTLLNLVEYVAALPEDVRDLEHIKAALPEVLIRHDKDGDNHYELASALIKSIRGSDVDAALYYLACLLEGGEDPRFVCRRLILSASEDIGLADPDALGLAVACQQAVEFVGMPEGFIPLAETVTYLAMAKKSNASYAAYLNAAREVKLNGARPVPLHLRNPSTQLQKEWGYGKEYKYPHNYPESWIEQSYLPPELEGRRFYQPRENGEEPRLSQWWRKLHKIKKTDE
- a CDS encoding 16S rRNA (uracil(1498)-N(3))-methyltransferase; the protein is MSGPFFYLAPEQWGDTASLEGQEARHLGQVLRAAPGTEIGLLDGRGRSGIFVVRKVCKKHVELERVSETSTPAPHSRAVVALAYSKAVRRGFFMEKAVELGAHGIWLWQGDHSQGKLSAAAQEACLGQMIAGAKQSGNPWLPEVCALSGGVDQLIEASRKADHRILPWELQDGVHMLTPQMAGQPGLTVYVIGPEGGFSQRELTALQKAAFDPVSLGARVLRCETAATLCLGLHWWGSQLAGKADAATEIKQ
- a CDS encoding GAF domain-containing protein encodes the protein MTANSVEKHILSIVCSVFDAYSVVLFLPDEEGEAHHLSSAFSLGEKIASNASVLPGKGLVGWIIRNRQPLLVPNFDQRQSNLGYYSSGEEANIKAFMGCPVPTGGALCVDSKRQYSFSDKDHKILQMFAELISRQQGSAGRQELAGDIPRYFAELSVIQDLRFRYKRWPQFLQNYLRIMVEATGFDYCAFASVDEPGETYCVESESARLLLTGEDPLILPMGSGITGWVFRNDQPVIAEGIEGAPAAVLFGKLPDMPDFQAAICMPVMVNKSTRGVLCLAHTTPRQIDESLRSFVRQSVDHLALFLENLYLKMRLRTMLPRARVHSDGPQAYDPDTAPMPPTKEY
- a CDS encoding rod shape-determining protein, whose protein sequence is MLLRRLFRFLSKDIAMDLGTANTLLYTRAHGIVINEPSVVAIDTHKNSVLAVGAAAKDYLGRTPQRIRAVRPMKDGVIADFDITREMIAYFVRKAITGMRLVKPSMVICIPTGITQVEKRAVIDSAIMAGAADVAMVEEPMAAAIGADLPIHEPLGNLVLDIGGGTSEVAVITLAGIANAQSVRVAGDAMNMAVQRYMRDVFRMEVGDNTAENVKKILGSAMPMPNAPVLEVSGKDLVRGAPRVVKVTEGHVREALREPVLAILGAVMRALEKTPPELAADIYRNGMLMAGGGSLLKGLDQFIAQETRLKVFVDKDPLTTVLRGTARAMLDRQLYHSVFIN
- a CDS encoding inositol monophosphatase family protein, coding for MFSSQKVLQECMEIVLQSGNIVREHWARPSNVMHKGRIDLVTQTDLAVEAFLKEKLAGLVPGAAFMAEESSQSEREPDGLCWIIDPVDGTTNFVHRIPQVATSVALWHNGRAELGVVNIPMMHECFSARRGQGAFVNDVPLAVSKAQTLGDSLVATGFPYDFTGRLDRVLARLALVLPKSQGLRRMGAAAVDLAYVACGRVDMFYEEGLKPWDFAAGMLLVEEAGGKVTNMRGDPLHFGDVLLASNGLVHEESVALLGPTDVTSGATSGAA
- a CDS encoding NUDIX hydrolase gives rise to the protein MEISLYPSSSATPDLLEVVDKNNVPLCVMRSEDVLRQALHHRAVGLLVRDRQGRALLTHRPGLGWGMSSFGRLPAGQSTELRALQLLNDDWGHDGRVLPLGVCPPGPESSNAFVALYEGRVPALLAAAAVRDPDRHMLVDYDELRGIGIHFGELLSPFLRVAVQAGLVRPR
- the rimI gene encoding ribosomal protein S18-alanine N-acetyltransferase is translated as MRASTEQGERLQMLGPQHAAAMYEIERQCFPLPWSQEQCAAAFGQKAFAALGLFRHEALIGYISVYHTLDELEILNLAVLPQERRRGYGRRILGLVLRLARKMAINKILLEVRVGNKPAICLYESCGFKREGVRKKYYTDTGEDALIYLCSI
- the tpiA gene encoding triose-phosphate isomerase translates to MQKIFAANWKMYKTRSQASQSAQELAKGLGQMPAGQEVVVFAPFTAISCAADAFKGHAGLTVGGQNCYPAEEGAFTGETSPAMLRDAGAAWVLTGHSERRHIMGEDDALVARKTIFALEHGLNVLLCIGETLEQREAGKLNAVLERQLAAVFAAMPASLGGAALVGKLAVGYEPVWAIGTGKVAGPKEVLDAHAVTRALLGKLVGETASRLPILYGGSVKPNNAAGLMALDNVDGLLVGGASLEAQSFLQIIGA
- the secG gene encoding preprotein translocase subunit SecG; protein product: MQTLILTLHIIVCVLLVILVLLQAGKEGMGVIFGGGNSSVFGSGGAGGILAKLTALMAVIFIITSISYTLVTSSRPANQSTILDVKIEEPAAPRPAAPAIKPGAEAAPAPAAAPAAPAAPAGQTAPAPAAQ
- a CDS encoding Smr/MutS family protein; translation: MSDADAFGANPFRTLNAKQFPEKQKPGDRHPKPAHQGRGKRVVAGAANVQHAELSDEDCDLFLNAVSSVTPAKNSTKSSQGGAQGFSLDERGALTSMADALADERGKGKAKKTAGRANSAQAMPKNMPQAKGQPKAQGKQTQPADAMSGDFAAAAQQETDDEAAAFLTAMGTVSPLSGKGRDVAPAPEAGTPPPQGEMSLQDFMDGKLEFALTFSDEYLEGHVVGLDQMILNKLRSGGLSPEAHLDLHGLNALQAFEALRGFFKGSWYKGLRTVLVVPGRGRNSPDGVGILREKLQSWLTQDPFKRVVLAFCTAQPHDGGPGSVYVLLRKYRKKGRIYWERMPADSDLY
- a CDS encoding DnaJ family domain-containing protein; this translates as MSNANPWSVIQLVAERRIEEALSQGAFDNLPGAGKPLEIEDLSHVPEDMRMAYKILRNAGCLPPELEERKEINRLVDLLEHCEDEQERLRQMQRVRFMVTQAKIRFQRPLHIEQDDPYYDRLLDRLTAMSGKPGKAG